The Juglans microcarpa x Juglans regia isolate MS1-56 chromosome 8S, Jm3101_v1.0, whole genome shotgun sequence genome has a window encoding:
- the LOC121244868 gene encoding protein ESSENTIAL FOR POTEXVIRUS ACCUMULATION 1-like isoform X1: MADRNDSDSRRHLSVAPPPQQISKDVQVSESTIPLSPQWLLPKPGESKPGIGNLENHFNLSPAYGNRSDIVESSRNGDEIHESHKKKDVFRPSLVDMEIGRHDRWRDEERDTNSSIRKDRWRDGDRDLCDIRKTDRRMDNLSSRYLGELRRVPSDRWSDSSNRDTIYEQRRESKWNTRWGPDDKETEGLREKWIDSGKDGDMHLDKGLSQGNNDRDGDHYRPWRSSSLQSRGRGEPPLHQTVTPGKQVPTFSYGRGRGESTPPTFSVVRGRGSYGGGSMNTHSLGGGVGKVETGHGEPYRLRYSRTKLLDLFRMIDMISYKKLVDGFVHVPYLTQDEPLEPLALHAPNSEEMAVLKEIDKGDIVSSGAPQISKDGRISTDFTQSRRTKLGSKEDFHALDNYGDESADDSRGVSVDISEGSSFERHTHYHESNFTMETLQDHKSCSDNKFKAEAFRDGDSYGKAEVLIHRESNLPGNTSVPATTWRVPLQVQRSHNALHDLREITSDGRSRSSDLGWSDPPKEQLNNEWENTLANPSEMKDETKWQTSEDPVLQRQTSGVMDREQEARKGLKPSPEELILYYKDPQGRLQGPFSGSDIISWFESGYFGLDLLVCPSPNDLPWSTLGDVMPHLRAKAGPPPGFTVPKQNEFVDASSKPNFGSFGKLHTGLTEIDILRNESRHRHGSMTEAENRFLESLMSGSNMSSSPLDKFASSEGMQGYIGTNSIITPPSGVDSGNNLYLLAKRMALERQRSLPNPYPYWPGRDATSLVSESGIVPDSTTPQSKVLSSINDNPCQPLNYQHADLSLKGISGRSSSGVNGGLSGWPNFNVQGGTDLLQNKIDFHHEQSFQQQRLLSQNQPSLTNPVTQASDNPSSILTPEKLLSSGLAQDPQLLSVLQQQYLLQLHSQAPVQSQQMSLFDKLLLFKQQQKQEEQQHLLRQQQLLSQVLSEHQPHQHFGDPSFGQLQAAAIPTGNASVEPCLQPSQEMYQIGSQVPIPIVKDKHNTNFVKLPPQTNQDANNSVTSEASLHLPHQLFGNISNQKTWGATVPEQIDDTHQKESLLTSPILQSPHLGEMMSRPVEPPQHVQKSTPDSEFHAPRAVGQKSEDSLGVDRNVMVVTSEINSESVPVSVAVSSAGTCESEVSVPEHADGVKVQPCVFLEEQHVERQRGNIEPSKVAEIKNVEVREQRKASEKKTKKQKSSKSHSSSEQAKEVLKDSSVMQFIQSAIESQNVETDVGARDGPYGTSPQKTRDERVSKSRISTIEHVESQQVQGSVPAGAFVDEIETFEANSDLGVLGSVSMQISQTNTGQRAWKPAPGFKPKSLLEIQQEEQRKAQTELVVSEITSSVNSMSLSTPWVGVVTNPDSKMYRETRRDAGTTKSSVGKPEASAILKREKSHLHDLLAEEVLAKSSERDVDVPDAVSSLATPQVLTAHSDSIDDYNFIEAKDTKKSRKKSAKAKGAGAKVSVSLASADVSISSSPIERGKISRQIQQEKEVLPAIPSGPSLGDYVLWKGESANPSPSPAWSADSGKLPKPTSLRDILKEQEKKISSTQNSNQIPTSQKSQPTLATRTNGPSWSLSASSPAKAASPIQINSHPSQSKYKGDDDLFWGPIDQSKHETKQADFPHLASQGNRAMKSTSVKGGSSGSLSRQKSVGGRPADRSLSSSPASAQASSKGKRDVMTNHSEATDFRDWCQSECLRLVGTEDTSFLEFCLKQSRSEAEMLLIENLGSFDPNHEFIDKFLNYMELLPADVLEIAFQSRNKRVTGFIARDVNSGNAGVGDIDRDTTIGPDGSSKGGGKKKGKKGKKVSPTVLGFNVVSNRIMMGEIQTVED; this comes from the exons ATGGCCGACCGCAACGACTCCGATTCCCGCCGCCATCTCTCTGTCGCGCCGCCTCCCCAGCAGATCTCCAAAG ATGTTCAAGTGTCTGAAAGTACCATTCCACTTTCACCACAGTGGCTTCTGCCAAAGCCAGGGGAGAGTAAGCCTGGAATAGGAAATCTG gAAAACCATTTCAATCTGAGTCCAGCTTATGGCAATCGCTCAGATATTGTGGAATCCTCTAGAAATGGTGACGAGATCCATGAAAGCCATAAGAAAAAGGATGTTTTCAGGCCATCTTTGGTTGATATGGAAATTGGTCGTCATGACCGTTGGCGTGATGAAGAAAGAGACACTAATTCCTCCATCCGCAAAGACCGTTGGAGGGATGGAGACAGAGACCTTTGTGACATTCGCAAAACAGATCGTAGGATGGACAATTTGTCCTCTAGATACCTTGGAGAATTGCGTCGTGTTCCATCCGATCGGTGGTCTGACTCAAGTAATAGGGATACTATTTATGAACAACGGCGCGAGAGCAAGTGGAACACACGCTGGGGGCCAGATGATAAGGAAACTGAAGGTTTGCGTGAGAAGTGGATAGACTCTGGCAAAGATGGTGATATGCATCTTGATAAAGGGTTGTCTCAAGGAAACAATGATAGGGATGGGGATCATTATAGGCCATGGAGATCTAGCTCCTTGCAAAGCCGAGGACGAGGAGAGCCTCCTCTTCACCAAACAGTAACACCTGGCAAACAAGTTCCTACATTTTCTTATGGCCGTGGGCGTGGGGAAAGTACACCTCCAACCTTTTCTGTAGTACGTGGAAGGGGAAGCTATGGTGGCGGTTCTATGAACACACATTCTCTAGGAGGTGGGGTAGGTAAGGTTGAGACTGGCCATGGGGAACCTTACCGTTTGAGATATAGTAGGACAAAGTTGCTTGATCTCTTCCGAAtgattgatatgatttcatataagAAGTTGGTTGATGGGTTTGTGCATGTTCCTTATCTTACACAAGATGAACCATTAGAGCCCTTGGCACTTCATGCACCGAATTCTGAGGAAAtg GCTGTTCTGAAGGAAATTGACAAAGGCGATATAGTGAGCAGTGGCGCACCGCAGATATCTAAAGACGGAAGGATCTCAACAGATTTTACACAGTCAAGACGAACCAAACTAG GCTCTAAGGAAGATTTTCATGCGTTGGACAATTATGGAGATGAAAGTGCTGATGATTCAAGAGGTGTTTCTGTGGATATTTCAGAAGGCTCTTCATTTGAGAGGCACACACACTATCATGAGTCCAACTTTACAATGGAAACCCTGCAGGATCATAAGTCATGCTCGGATAACAAGTTTAAAGCTGAAG CTTTCAGAGATGGTGATTCTTATGGCAAGGCCGAGGTACTTATTCATAGGGAATCAAACCTCCCAGGAAATACTTCTGTTCCTGCCACTACATGGCGAGTCCCTTTGCAGGTACAACGTTCACATAATGCTTTGCATGATTTGAGAGAGATTACAAGTGATGGCAGGTCAAGGTCCTCTGACCTGGGATGGTCAGATCCACCCAAGGAACAACTAAATAATGAATGGGAAAATACATTGGCTAACCCGTCTGAAATGAAAGACGAAACCAAGTGGCAAACCAGTGAGGATCCTGTTCTTCAGAGGCAGACATCTGGAGTTATGGACAGGGAACAGGAAGCCAGGAAAGGTCTGAAACCTTCTCCAGAGGAGTTAATTCTTTATTATAAAGATCCCCAAGGAAGACTCCAAGGTCCTTTTAGTGGGAGTGACATAATTTCATGGTTTGAGAGTGGGTATTTTGGTTTAGATTTGCTGGTCTGCCCAAGTCCAAATGACTTGCCTTGGTCAACACTTGGTGATGTGATGCCCCATTTACGAGCCAAAGCTGGGCCGCCACCTGGATTTACTGTACCTAAACAGAATGAATTTGTAGATGCATCTAGCAAGCCAAACTTCGGTAGCTTTGGGAAGCTTCATACTGGCTTAACTGAGATAGATATTTTGAGGAACGAATCCAGGCATAGACATGGTTCGATGACAGAAGCTGAGAATAGATTTTTGGAGTCACTGATGTCTGGTAGTAATATGAGCAGTTCACCACTGGATAAGTTTGCTTCTTCTGAAG GTATGCAAGGATATATCGGAACTAACTCTATTATAACACCTCCGTCAGGAGTAGATAGTGGAAACAACCTTTACCTGCTGGCAAAGAGAATGGCTCTTGAACGGCAGAGGTCCTTACCTAATCCTTATCCATATTGGCCTGGAAGAGATGCTACATCCTTGGTTTCAGAGTCTGGTATTGTCCCAGACTCTACAACACCACAGTCAAAGGTTCTATCTTCCATAAATGACAATCCTTGTCAGCCTCTAAATTATCAACATGCTGACTTGTCCCTCAAAGGCATATCTGGCCGTTCATCCTCTGGTGTAAATGGTGGCCTCTCTGGTTGGCCAAACTTTAATGTTCAAGGTGGAACAGATCTACTACAGAATAAAATTGACTTCCATCACGAGCAGAGTTTCCAACAACAGAGGCTGCTATCACAAAACCAGCCGTCTTTAACAAACCCAGTTACTCAAGCGTCAGACAATCCATCTAGTATTTTAACACCTGAAAAGTTACTTTCGTCCGGCTTAGCACAAGATCCACAATTATTAAGTGTGCTTCAACAACAGTATTTGTTACAGTTACATTCGCAGGCACCAGTTCAATCACAGCAGATGTCATTGTTTGATAAACTCCTGCTTTTTAAGCAGCAACAGAAACAGGAGGAGCAGCAACACTTATTACGGCAACAACAGTTGCTTTCTCAAGTGCTGTCGGAGCATCAGCCCCACCAGCATTTTGGTGATCCATCTTTTGGACAGTTACAGGCAGCTGCAATACCAACAGGGAATGCATCTGTAGAACCTTGTCTTCAGCCATCGCAAGAAATGTATCAAATTGGTTCACAGGTGCCAATTCCCATCGTGAAAGATAAGCACAATACTAACTTTGTGAAATTGCCTCCGCAAACTAATCAAGATGCCAATAATAGTGTAACTTCTGAAGCTTCTTTGCATCTACCTCATCAATTATTTGGGAACATCAGCAATCAAAAAACTTGGGGTGCTACCGTTCCAGAACAAATTGATGATACCCATCAGAAAGAATCATTGCTGACATCACCTATCCTTCAAAGTCCCCATTTGGGTGAGATGATGAGCAGACCAGTTGAACCGCCACAGCATGTGCAGAAATCTACCCCTGATTCTGAATTCCATGCTCCTAGAGCTGTGGGGCAAAAATCAGAAGACAGTTTAGGGGTTGATAGAAATGTCATGGTTGTGACCTCTGAAATTAATTCAGAGTCCGTGCCTGTCTCTGTTGCTGTGTCATCTGCAGGAACTTGTGAGAGTGAGGTTTCTGTACCTGAGCATGCTGATGGTGTCAAGGTTCAGCCTTGTGTCTTTCTTGAAGAACAGCATGTTGAAAGGCAAAGGGGCAATATTGAGCCCTCTAAGGTGGCAGAAATTAAGAATGTTGAAGTACGCGAGCAAAGAAAAGCTTCTGAGAAGAAGACTAAGAAGCAAAAGTCTTCCAAATCACACTCCTCTTCTGAACAGGCAAAAGAAGTACTCAAGGATTCATCTGTAATGCAATTTATCCAATCTGCAATTGAAAGTCAGAATGTTGAGACAGATGTTGGAGCTAGAGATGGTCCATATGGAACGTCTCCTCAGAAGACAAGGGATGAGAGAGTCAGTAAATCTAGGATCTCTACTATTGAACATGTGGAGTCCCAACAAGTTCAAGGCTCTGTACCTGCTGGAGCTTTTGTTGatgaaattgaaacttttgaaGCCAATAGTGACTTGGGAGTTCTTGGATCAGTATCAATGCAGATTAGCCAAACAAATACTGGACAACGAGCTTGGAAACCTGCTCCTGGCTTCAAGCCTAAGTCATTATTGGAAATTCAACAGGAAGAACAGAGGAAAGCACAGACAGAACTGGTGGTGTCTGAGATCACCAGTTCTGTCAACTCCATGAGTTTGTCGACTCCTTGGGTGGGAGTTGTGACAAATCCAGACTCAAAAATGTATAGGGAAACTCGCAGAGATGCAGGGACTACTAAGTCAAGTGTGGGGAAACCTGAAGCTTCTGCGATCctaaagagagagaagagccATTTACATGACCTTTTGGCAGAAGAAGTATTGGCAAAGTCTAGTGAAAGAGATGTAGATGTTCCTGACGCAGTATCTAGTCTGGCTACCCCACAAGTTTTGACTGCCCATTCAGATTCCATAGATGATTATAACTTTATTGAGGCTAAAGACACTAAAAAGAGTCGGAAAAAATCAGCCAAAGCTAAGGGTGCTGGAGCTAAGGTTTCAGTATCCCTTGCTTCTGCTGATGTTTCCATTAGTTCAAGTCCCATTGAGAGAGGGAAAATCTCTCGTCAGATACAGCAGGAGAAGGAGGTGTTGCCTGCAATCCCATCAGGGCCTTCCCTAGGAGACTACGTTCTTTGGAAGGGAGAGTCAGCTAACCCTTCCCCTTCTCCGGCATGGTCTGCTGACTCTGGGAAGCTTCCTAAACCTACATCTTTAAGGGACATCCTGAAGGAGCAGGAGAAAAAGATCTCTTCCACCCAAAATTCAAACCAGATTCCAACTTCTCAGAAATCCCAGCCTACTTTGGCTACCCGCACCAATGGGCCTTCATGGTCACTTTCTGCATCTTCTCCTGCTAAGGCTGCATCTCCAATCCAGATCAATTCTCATCCGTCTCAATCAAAATATAAAGGAGATGATGACCTATTCTGGGGCCCAATTGATCAATCAAAGCATGAAACCAAGCA GGCAGATTTCCCTCATCTTGCAAGCCAGGGCAATAGGGCAATGAAAAGCACTTCTGTCAAAGGTGGTTCATCTGGATCATTGAGCCGACAAAAGTCAGTTGGTGGCAGACCTGCTGATAGATCTCTTTCATCCTCACCTGCCTCTGCCCAGGCTTCCTCAAAAGGGAAAAGAGACGTCATGACCAATCATTCAG aAGCAACAGACTTCAGAGATTGGTGCCAGAGTGAGTGTCTCAGGCTTGTTGGAACAGAAG ATACAAGTTTCCTTGAATTTTGCTTGAAGCAGTCCAGATCAGAGGCTGAGATGCTTCTGATAGAGAACCTCGGATCATTTGATCCCAATCATGAGTTCATTGACAAATTCCTCAACTACATGGAGTTGTTACCAGCAGATGTCCTTGAAATTGCCTTTCAAAGTCGGAACAAGCGGGTCACTGGATTCATCGCAAGAGATGTGAATTCTGGCAATGCAGGTGTTGGGGACATCGATCGAGATACCACAATTGGCCCTGATGGGTCCTCAAAAGGGGGAggaaagaagaaagggaaaaaaggaaagaaggttAGCCCTACGGTTTTGGGATTTAATGTTGTCAGTAACCGGATCATGATGGGTGAGATCCAGACGGTTGAAGATTAG
- the LOC121244868 gene encoding protein ESSENTIAL FOR POTEXVIRUS ACCUMULATION 1-like isoform X2, which yields MADRNDSDSRRHLSVAPPPQQISKDVQVSESTIPLSPQWLLPKPGESKPGIGNLENHFNLSPAYGNRSDIVESSRNGDEIHESHKKKDVFRPSLVDMEIGRHDRWRDEERDTNSSIRKDRWRDGDRDLCDIRKTDRRMDNLSSRYLGELRRVPSDRWSDSSNRDTIYEQRRESKWNTRWGPDDKETEGLREKWIDSGKDGDMHLDKGLSQGNNDRDGDHYRPWRSSSLQSRGRGEPPLHQTVTPGKQVPTFSYGRGRGESTPPTFSVVRGRGSYGGGSMNTHSLGGGVGKVETGHGEPYRLRYSRTKLLDLFRMIDMISYKKLVDGFVHVPYLTQDEPLEPLALHAPNSEEMAVLKEIDKGDIVSSGAPQISKDGRISTDFTQSRRTKLGSKEDFHALDNYGDESADDSRGVSVDISEGSSFERHTHYHESNFTMETLQDHKSCSDNKFKAEAFRDGDSYGKAEVLIHRESNLPGNTSVPATTWRVPLQVQRSHNALHDLREITSDGRSRSSDLGWSDPPKEQLNNEWENTLANPSEMKDETKWQTSEDPVLQRQTSGVMDREQEARKGLKPSPEELILYYKDPQGRLQGPFSGSDIISWFESGYFGLDLLVCPSPNDLPWSTLGDVMPHLRAKAGPPPGFTVPKQNEFVDASSKPNFGSFGKLHTGLTEIDILRNESRHRHGSMTEAENRFLESLMSGSNMSSSPLDKFASSEGVDSGNNLYLLAKRMALERQRSLPNPYPYWPGRDATSLVSESGIVPDSTTPQSKVLSSINDNPCQPLNYQHADLSLKGISGRSSSGVNGGLSGWPNFNVQGGTDLLQNKIDFHHEQSFQQQRLLSQNQPSLTNPVTQASDNPSSILTPEKLLSSGLAQDPQLLSVLQQQYLLQLHSQAPVQSQQMSLFDKLLLFKQQQKQEEQQHLLRQQQLLSQVLSEHQPHQHFGDPSFGQLQAAAIPTGNASVEPCLQPSQEMYQIGSQVPIPIVKDKHNTNFVKLPPQTNQDANNSVTSEASLHLPHQLFGNISNQKTWGATVPEQIDDTHQKESLLTSPILQSPHLGEMMSRPVEPPQHVQKSTPDSEFHAPRAVGQKSEDSLGVDRNVMVVTSEINSESVPVSVAVSSAGTCESEVSVPEHADGVKVQPCVFLEEQHVERQRGNIEPSKVAEIKNVEVREQRKASEKKTKKQKSSKSHSSSEQAKEVLKDSSVMQFIQSAIESQNVETDVGARDGPYGTSPQKTRDERVSKSRISTIEHVESQQVQGSVPAGAFVDEIETFEANSDLGVLGSVSMQISQTNTGQRAWKPAPGFKPKSLLEIQQEEQRKAQTELVVSEITSSVNSMSLSTPWVGVVTNPDSKMYRETRRDAGTTKSSVGKPEASAILKREKSHLHDLLAEEVLAKSSERDVDVPDAVSSLATPQVLTAHSDSIDDYNFIEAKDTKKSRKKSAKAKGAGAKVSVSLASADVSISSSPIERGKISRQIQQEKEVLPAIPSGPSLGDYVLWKGESANPSPSPAWSADSGKLPKPTSLRDILKEQEKKISSTQNSNQIPTSQKSQPTLATRTNGPSWSLSASSPAKAASPIQINSHPSQSKYKGDDDLFWGPIDQSKHETKQADFPHLASQGNRAMKSTSVKGGSSGSLSRQKSVGGRPADRSLSSSPASAQASSKGKRDVMTNHSEATDFRDWCQSECLRLVGTEDTSFLEFCLKQSRSEAEMLLIENLGSFDPNHEFIDKFLNYMELLPADVLEIAFQSRNKRVTGFIARDVNSGNAGVGDIDRDTTIGPDGSSKGGGKKKGKKGKKVSPTVLGFNVVSNRIMMGEIQTVED from the exons ATGGCCGACCGCAACGACTCCGATTCCCGCCGCCATCTCTCTGTCGCGCCGCCTCCCCAGCAGATCTCCAAAG ATGTTCAAGTGTCTGAAAGTACCATTCCACTTTCACCACAGTGGCTTCTGCCAAAGCCAGGGGAGAGTAAGCCTGGAATAGGAAATCTG gAAAACCATTTCAATCTGAGTCCAGCTTATGGCAATCGCTCAGATATTGTGGAATCCTCTAGAAATGGTGACGAGATCCATGAAAGCCATAAGAAAAAGGATGTTTTCAGGCCATCTTTGGTTGATATGGAAATTGGTCGTCATGACCGTTGGCGTGATGAAGAAAGAGACACTAATTCCTCCATCCGCAAAGACCGTTGGAGGGATGGAGACAGAGACCTTTGTGACATTCGCAAAACAGATCGTAGGATGGACAATTTGTCCTCTAGATACCTTGGAGAATTGCGTCGTGTTCCATCCGATCGGTGGTCTGACTCAAGTAATAGGGATACTATTTATGAACAACGGCGCGAGAGCAAGTGGAACACACGCTGGGGGCCAGATGATAAGGAAACTGAAGGTTTGCGTGAGAAGTGGATAGACTCTGGCAAAGATGGTGATATGCATCTTGATAAAGGGTTGTCTCAAGGAAACAATGATAGGGATGGGGATCATTATAGGCCATGGAGATCTAGCTCCTTGCAAAGCCGAGGACGAGGAGAGCCTCCTCTTCACCAAACAGTAACACCTGGCAAACAAGTTCCTACATTTTCTTATGGCCGTGGGCGTGGGGAAAGTACACCTCCAACCTTTTCTGTAGTACGTGGAAGGGGAAGCTATGGTGGCGGTTCTATGAACACACATTCTCTAGGAGGTGGGGTAGGTAAGGTTGAGACTGGCCATGGGGAACCTTACCGTTTGAGATATAGTAGGACAAAGTTGCTTGATCTCTTCCGAAtgattgatatgatttcatataagAAGTTGGTTGATGGGTTTGTGCATGTTCCTTATCTTACACAAGATGAACCATTAGAGCCCTTGGCACTTCATGCACCGAATTCTGAGGAAAtg GCTGTTCTGAAGGAAATTGACAAAGGCGATATAGTGAGCAGTGGCGCACCGCAGATATCTAAAGACGGAAGGATCTCAACAGATTTTACACAGTCAAGACGAACCAAACTAG GCTCTAAGGAAGATTTTCATGCGTTGGACAATTATGGAGATGAAAGTGCTGATGATTCAAGAGGTGTTTCTGTGGATATTTCAGAAGGCTCTTCATTTGAGAGGCACACACACTATCATGAGTCCAACTTTACAATGGAAACCCTGCAGGATCATAAGTCATGCTCGGATAACAAGTTTAAAGCTGAAG CTTTCAGAGATGGTGATTCTTATGGCAAGGCCGAGGTACTTATTCATAGGGAATCAAACCTCCCAGGAAATACTTCTGTTCCTGCCACTACATGGCGAGTCCCTTTGCAGGTACAACGTTCACATAATGCTTTGCATGATTTGAGAGAGATTACAAGTGATGGCAGGTCAAGGTCCTCTGACCTGGGATGGTCAGATCCACCCAAGGAACAACTAAATAATGAATGGGAAAATACATTGGCTAACCCGTCTGAAATGAAAGACGAAACCAAGTGGCAAACCAGTGAGGATCCTGTTCTTCAGAGGCAGACATCTGGAGTTATGGACAGGGAACAGGAAGCCAGGAAAGGTCTGAAACCTTCTCCAGAGGAGTTAATTCTTTATTATAAAGATCCCCAAGGAAGACTCCAAGGTCCTTTTAGTGGGAGTGACATAATTTCATGGTTTGAGAGTGGGTATTTTGGTTTAGATTTGCTGGTCTGCCCAAGTCCAAATGACTTGCCTTGGTCAACACTTGGTGATGTGATGCCCCATTTACGAGCCAAAGCTGGGCCGCCACCTGGATTTACTGTACCTAAACAGAATGAATTTGTAGATGCATCTAGCAAGCCAAACTTCGGTAGCTTTGGGAAGCTTCATACTGGCTTAACTGAGATAGATATTTTGAGGAACGAATCCAGGCATAGACATGGTTCGATGACAGAAGCTGAGAATAGATTTTTGGAGTCACTGATGTCTGGTAGTAATATGAGCAGTTCACCACTGGATAAGTTTGCTTCTTCTGAAG GAGTAGATAGTGGAAACAACCTTTACCTGCTGGCAAAGAGAATGGCTCTTGAACGGCAGAGGTCCTTACCTAATCCTTATCCATATTGGCCTGGAAGAGATGCTACATCCTTGGTTTCAGAGTCTGGTATTGTCCCAGACTCTACAACACCACAGTCAAAGGTTCTATCTTCCATAAATGACAATCCTTGTCAGCCTCTAAATTATCAACATGCTGACTTGTCCCTCAAAGGCATATCTGGCCGTTCATCCTCTGGTGTAAATGGTGGCCTCTCTGGTTGGCCAAACTTTAATGTTCAAGGTGGAACAGATCTACTACAGAATAAAATTGACTTCCATCACGAGCAGAGTTTCCAACAACAGAGGCTGCTATCACAAAACCAGCCGTCTTTAACAAACCCAGTTACTCAAGCGTCAGACAATCCATCTAGTATTTTAACACCTGAAAAGTTACTTTCGTCCGGCTTAGCACAAGATCCACAATTATTAAGTGTGCTTCAACAACAGTATTTGTTACAGTTACATTCGCAGGCACCAGTTCAATCACAGCAGATGTCATTGTTTGATAAACTCCTGCTTTTTAAGCAGCAACAGAAACAGGAGGAGCAGCAACACTTATTACGGCAACAACAGTTGCTTTCTCAAGTGCTGTCGGAGCATCAGCCCCACCAGCATTTTGGTGATCCATCTTTTGGACAGTTACAGGCAGCTGCAATACCAACAGGGAATGCATCTGTAGAACCTTGTCTTCAGCCATCGCAAGAAATGTATCAAATTGGTTCACAGGTGCCAATTCCCATCGTGAAAGATAAGCACAATACTAACTTTGTGAAATTGCCTCCGCAAACTAATCAAGATGCCAATAATAGTGTAACTTCTGAAGCTTCTTTGCATCTACCTCATCAATTATTTGGGAACATCAGCAATCAAAAAACTTGGGGTGCTACCGTTCCAGAACAAATTGATGATACCCATCAGAAAGAATCATTGCTGACATCACCTATCCTTCAAAGTCCCCATTTGGGTGAGATGATGAGCAGACCAGTTGAACCGCCACAGCATGTGCAGAAATCTACCCCTGATTCTGAATTCCATGCTCCTAGAGCTGTGGGGCAAAAATCAGAAGACAGTTTAGGGGTTGATAGAAATGTCATGGTTGTGACCTCTGAAATTAATTCAGAGTCCGTGCCTGTCTCTGTTGCTGTGTCATCTGCAGGAACTTGTGAGAGTGAGGTTTCTGTACCTGAGCATGCTGATGGTGTCAAGGTTCAGCCTTGTGTCTTTCTTGAAGAACAGCATGTTGAAAGGCAAAGGGGCAATATTGAGCCCTCTAAGGTGGCAGAAATTAAGAATGTTGAAGTACGCGAGCAAAGAAAAGCTTCTGAGAAGAAGACTAAGAAGCAAAAGTCTTCCAAATCACACTCCTCTTCTGAACAGGCAAAAGAAGTACTCAAGGATTCATCTGTAATGCAATTTATCCAATCTGCAATTGAAAGTCAGAATGTTGAGACAGATGTTGGAGCTAGAGATGGTCCATATGGAACGTCTCCTCAGAAGACAAGGGATGAGAGAGTCAGTAAATCTAGGATCTCTACTATTGAACATGTGGAGTCCCAACAAGTTCAAGGCTCTGTACCTGCTGGAGCTTTTGTTGatgaaattgaaacttttgaaGCCAATAGTGACTTGGGAGTTCTTGGATCAGTATCAATGCAGATTAGCCAAACAAATACTGGACAACGAGCTTGGAAACCTGCTCCTGGCTTCAAGCCTAAGTCATTATTGGAAATTCAACAGGAAGAACAGAGGAAAGCACAGACAGAACTGGTGGTGTCTGAGATCACCAGTTCTGTCAACTCCATGAGTTTGTCGACTCCTTGGGTGGGAGTTGTGACAAATCCAGACTCAAAAATGTATAGGGAAACTCGCAGAGATGCAGGGACTACTAAGTCAAGTGTGGGGAAACCTGAAGCTTCTGCGATCctaaagagagagaagagccATTTACATGACCTTTTGGCAGAAGAAGTATTGGCAAAGTCTAGTGAAAGAGATGTAGATGTTCCTGACGCAGTATCTAGTCTGGCTACCCCACAAGTTTTGACTGCCCATTCAGATTCCATAGATGATTATAACTTTATTGAGGCTAAAGACACTAAAAAGAGTCGGAAAAAATCAGCCAAAGCTAAGGGTGCTGGAGCTAAGGTTTCAGTATCCCTTGCTTCTGCTGATGTTTCCATTAGTTCAAGTCCCATTGAGAGAGGGAAAATCTCTCGTCAGATACAGCAGGAGAAGGAGGTGTTGCCTGCAATCCCATCAGGGCCTTCCCTAGGAGACTACGTTCTTTGGAAGGGAGAGTCAGCTAACCCTTCCCCTTCTCCGGCATGGTCTGCTGACTCTGGGAAGCTTCCTAAACCTACATCTTTAAGGGACATCCTGAAGGAGCAGGAGAAAAAGATCTCTTCCACCCAAAATTCAAACCAGATTCCAACTTCTCAGAAATCCCAGCCTACTTTGGCTACCCGCACCAATGGGCCTTCATGGTCACTTTCTGCATCTTCTCCTGCTAAGGCTGCATCTCCAATCCAGATCAATTCTCATCCGTCTCAATCAAAATATAAAGGAGATGATGACCTATTCTGGGGCCCAATTGATCAATCAAAGCATGAAACCAAGCA GGCAGATTTCCCTCATCTTGCAAGCCAGGGCAATAGGGCAATGAAAAGCACTTCTGTCAAAGGTGGTTCATCTGGATCATTGAGCCGACAAAAGTCAGTTGGTGGCAGACCTGCTGATAGATCTCTTTCATCCTCACCTGCCTCTGCCCAGGCTTCCTCAAAAGGGAAAAGAGACGTCATGACCAATCATTCAG aAGCAACAGACTTCAGAGATTGGTGCCAGAGTGAGTGTCTCAGGCTTGTTGGAACAGAAG ATACAAGTTTCCTTGAATTTTGCTTGAAGCAGTCCAGATCAGAGGCTGAGATGCTTCTGATAGAGAACCTCGGATCATTTGATCCCAATCATGAGTTCATTGACAAATTCCTCAACTACATGGAGTTGTTACCAGCAGATGTCCTTGAAATTGCCTTTCAAAGTCGGAACAAGCGGGTCACTGGATTCATCGCAAGAGATGTGAATTCTGGCAATGCAGGTGTTGGGGACATCGATCGAGATACCACAATTGGCCCTGATGGGTCCTCAAAAGGGGGAggaaagaagaaagggaaaaaaggaaagaaggttAGCCCTACGGTTTTGGGATTTAATGTTGTCAGTAACCGGATCATGATGGGTGAGATCCAGACGGTTGAAGATTAG